From Papaver somniferum cultivar HN1 unplaced genomic scaffold, ASM357369v1 unplaced-scaffold_29, whole genome shotgun sequence, a single genomic window includes:
- the LOC113341427 gene encoding E3 ubiquitin-protein ligase AIP2-like — translation MAEQIQAVQVGVSGTAMSSSVSSMFVKCTATGNLYLMSENLVINDKMQESPCKHLYHPLCLIPWMEKHNTCPVCRHELPTDNQAYESWKESEKEAEKA, via the exons ATGGCTGAGCAGATACAAGCAGTTCAAGTTGGTGTCAGTGGTACTGCAATGTCTTCGTCTGTTTCTTCTATGTTTGTGAAGTGCACTGCTACTGGAAACCTTTATTTGATGAG CGAGAACTTGGTTATAAATGACAAAATGCAGGAATCGCCTTGCAAGCACTTGTATCACCCTCTCTGTTTGATTCCATGGATG GAAAAACATAACACATGCCCAGTTTGCAGACATGAACTTCCTACAGATAATCAAGCGTATGAGAGCtggaaagagagtgagaaagaggcTGAAAAAGCGTAA